CGCAGCTGGACCGCGCATCTGGACTTCGAACCCAGGACCCCGCAGCTGGACCTCCCACGTCTCCTCAGGCTGTCGGACGAGGTAAGTatgaaaaactggaaattaTTTTACGTTAATATATGTTTTATTCGCAAACATTTAGAAGCAGTTAAACCACATTCTGAATTCGGAGAATTGAAACCAGATCTGTGGAGTGGGTAGCAGTaagaaagcctttttttttttttttttggttagaaTCCCCAGTGAAAATACAGATTAGTTTCACTTAATCCATTTTTGCATGGGCTACATAGGTGGGATGTGATTTAAGAGATTAAGACTAACTGCAAATCCATGACAATAAATCCCTGTACAATCAGACTGAAACACCAGGCACTTGAAATCTCTTCATTTGGTTGACTGGTAACTCAATGACTGCTGAGctcaaattttgatttaatgCTTGACCAAACTGACATAGTTTATGCCCTCTAATTGGACATCCtgtatcattttttaaaattaatttttaacacgAGTTTGTTAAGAACATAATTAGGCTGGAGACCCTGGCTGTCTAGATCCTTGAAACTGTAGGTCTTGAAATGGCTTTTATTAACTCAGACTTAATGCTTCCTGTACAGTATGAATATGGCATAATGTAAAAAGCCATTGGACCATATTTCACAACTCGTGTATTACCTGATCCTCTTTTTTGCCAGCATGCTTAGTTCCCAAGCTCATCACCCCCCACCTACCAACTCATTATAAATCCTCAAATACAGCAAAACTGCATAGTGGCGtaaaatccaatttttttttgcaattttggCAATATTACTTCTCTCTGTTCTAACTTTGGATTCAAATACGTGTCGTCATGTTAATGGTGTTTTAGTGAGTTATTCAAGATTCACCGTGAAATGTAAACTGGTTAGGTTAGTAGGTTGGCCAACCACTGATGTACAACAAAACCATTGCTTAGAAATATGGTATCAGTCTGAATTATAATTAGACCTCATCACAGtgcattccacatttttcttttataatcaTTTTTATGACAATAGCTTTTCACGATATGCCGTATCAGCTGCGAGTTGACTCCCTAATGTGCTTTTCCTTAGGTTCTtatgtgacaaatatgcaaaaagtgTCACTGATACTATTTAGACAGTGCTTTGAACCTTCTTTGAATCCTCATGTTTATTACATATGAACGTAGCTTCCGTGTCAGGTCCTGCCCTGCAACAATTAGTCTCTCTCACTTTCTACAGGTCACCATGTCCCTGCCTCGTACACTGGGAGAGCTGCAGCTGTACCGTGTGCTGCAGCGGGCCAATCTCCTTGCCTACTATGACACATTCATCCAGCAAGGTGGTGATGATGTTCAGCAGCTCTGCGAGGCTGGAGAAGAGGAATTCCTGGAGATCATGGCACTGGTGGGCATGGCCACCAAGCCCCTCCACGTCCGACGGCTACAGAAGGCCCTGCGTGATTGGGCGGCCAACCCGACCCTCTTCAACCAGCCACTGGCCAGTGTACCGCTTAATAGCATCCCACTCTTTAAGATAGACACCACAGGTGGCATCGTGGGTACTGGCGGACCCAGGAAATCTCTGAGTAATGGCCAGCCGGGTTCTCCATGTGAGAGGGACGAACGGGCGTCGCTGACCCCTCTACGCAGTGGCAGCCCCAAGAGCCCATGCTCTCAGGCCTCCCCACAGCCCCAAGACGGTCTGTACCGGGACAAGCTCTCCCCCATGGATCCACACTGGCTGAGCCCGGACAATGACAGGAATGGTGCTGGAGGGTCTGGAGCAGATGAGGACCAGCCGAGCCCACCGCTCCCGCCTCCGGCCCCATCTGCCTCCTCTTCAACATCCCTCACTGCCTGGCCTGGTGGACGGTTGGATGCAGAGACAATGCGGGCTGTGGCTGAGAGCGTAAACAGGCTGCTGCGCACAGTACCCAAGGCCGATCCAGGAGAGGTGAGGGCACTGCTTAAGCTGAACAAGAAGCTGGCCAAGACAGTGGGTCACATCTACAAGCTAGACCCCCATGATCCAGTCAAGGAGGAGGAGATCCGCAAGTACAGTCTCATCTACGGGCGCTTTGATTCCAAGCGGAGGGAGGGCAAGCAGCTCACTCACCATGAGGTGAGGATTGTGGGCAGGAGGACACAAAAAATCCAGGCACTCACACAGATCAAGCACACCAAACTGctcttacattcattcacaccGCAAAAAACAGACCCTagacaggacaaaaaaaatttgcactCTCAGGAAAAGCAGTACGTATATTTACAATAGATACCGTTCAGTGGTtagaaaaaaagtgcataaagGGAAGGTGctaaatactgcagtaaaaaaaaaaacttatttttgctgtcatttgcTCATTTCTCAGCCAAAgacttatttttattcttttagctgacacttttcttcaaagagactAACAATGTGAAGCTACATACACTGTTTtgccaatttatacagctgggcaatttttagagcagtacagcaggaggtgagattcaaacttgggtcctttgAATCCAAAAGCACTGGTTTTAACCTCTATACCATCTGCTGCCCCAAACCTGAAgtatgatgattttttttcatttatttgcttttatttaattagctgagacttttttccagaactaattacaatgatttacccatttatacagctggatcattttcaCTGGAGGAATTCAAGGGAAGTACCTCAGTCACGTATACTACTGCTATCGGTGGGATTCAGTCCTGGGTTTTTGAGTTAAAGGACACAGGTCTAACCCCTATGCCACTTGCTGGCCCAGCATTTCCTACATGTAATGTTTCTGATCTCCTGTAACGCTTGCTCACTCCTCTTCCCTTCGGCCGCGTGCGTGCAGATGATAATCAATGAAGCCGCAGCCCAGTTCTGTATCCGTGACAACGCCTTGCTGCTCAGGAGGGTGGAGCTCTTCTCGCTTGCCAGACAGGTGGCACGAGAGTGTGCCTACACCTCTACGCTCAAGAGTGCCAGGTGAGTACATGCCACCGTGTCACCTTGTCGCTGTTGTCCCTGTTCTGGCCACCTTCTCCAAACATGGAGACCACTCAGGAACAGGGATGCCACTCAAAAGCGCTTATGCTTTATGGAAATTTAGTTttgccttgtgtttgtgtggttatCGCCGCAAGTATGTTTACCCTCAAACTAACCTTTAAATGACTCAAAGTGAAAATCTGAATGAGCCGGGCGTGCCGGTTTCAGCTGTCTTTTTATGGAAAGCCTGTGCTGAAACTATGGAACCGGGGCTTCGAAAATGGCCACTGCTTCTGCTGGGTGTGCGGTATCTGGTCTGGCAGACGCCCGGCGAGACTCTCCACTGGAAACAAAGGCCTGTGTGTTTACTCTGTGCGCTCATGTCGCTGTGCGCCCACACGCCGAAGGCGGAGGACATTCGTAGCGGACAAATTCAGCCAGGCCACAGGAAGTCCTGCATGGCACCTGTCTGACCTGGGCTCAGGAGCTCATGTGGTAGCACATAACTGTTGGACAAGTACACAACAGTCTGTATAAATCCTACTATCACAGTTTACAGTAGTgaccgtttaaaaaaaaaaaaaaatccattttggcATTTTGGAAATGCTTTGGCATTCATGCAAATATATAATAGTACAGAGTAGTATTCCATAACTCTTTTTAAGAGGGTTGACAAGTGAGGCTCGACAGCCGTTGCTGTCAAATGTCATCACAGTGGTACGGCTCAGAGGTCTCGTCTGAAAAGAGTGACATTTCTTTCTCTAGATGTCACAGTCCTCTCTTATAACCTCCCTGAAATCTGGGACTCGCTGCAGTCTCAGTCTCAGCACTTGCAGTATGCTACCTTATGCCACTGCATTGCCtataaagtgttttatttctaaAGATCCACATCGCATCAGATGTATTTAATGATGTGGTTTCATGCTTCAGTACAAGTGGTTATGTAGCCAGCTCTTCTCTGTTAATACCAAGACCAGACCGCTGGCCGTTACCGTTACTGTACATCTTTCCATTGCTTTTTCTGACCCATCACACCTACTCGTTTCAGGACAAACACTGACGACAGCACACAGCCGCCGCTGAAGAGAATCAAGCAAGAGGTAAGCAGAGCACATGAACATGTCTGCCAATGATCCAGGACTTAAACGTCCGTTACTGCTTTGTTTACTTGCTGCCGTATCATGCATTACTGTTCGGAGTTCCCTATGAGCACGTATGAATCTTATTTTAGAGTATTTAGaagttatacatttacatattcattatttcatgtaatttgatttaaaaaaatgtaacaaaactgtCAATGTGAACAAAAGgagtaaaaatttttcttaTAGTAAACTTAGTATACATACATAGATGTAATGCTGACTTATACAAATCACATATCTACCTGCATGAAGCAGCCTAGGGAATAAAAGTGCACAGGGAGCAAATAGTatggtggttagagttgttgcctttggacttcAACAATTTAGGTTTGAAGCCCATCTCCTGCTATGATACCCTGGTCAAGGTACCTAatgtaaattgctccattatAAAACACCCAGGTAcctaaaagggtaaatcattgcaagtccATTTGGGGAAATGCCCGAGGTACATGGTTTGACAGTAAGTGTAAGTGACAGAGTACAGTGGCTGATCCACTGTCAAAAGCTGGACACCTGGTTCTTTAAAAGGCACAGAGAAATCAAAAATACATCATGCTAATATGTCATGTAGAATAGCTTCAGAGGACAAGTAACTACAGGATTTGTGAGCGCACAAGAAACAAAGGTCACAGGAAGTCTGTTGTAATAAGTGTGAATCACTGCCAACAGctagaataaaatatttctgatcgattttaaaggaataaatattgGAATTGCGTTACAGTGCATTAGGAGAGAAACATTTGAGAGAAACTACATCAGCGCAAGATACCCGCTGTGTAAAGAGGATTTTACAGAGCTCACGTTCATTTAGGGACAGAGCTCACTTTCTTTTTGGGACAGCTGGCAACATAGTGGTtcaagctactgcctttagaccaaaaggctgcaggtctgagcaaagtatttactctaaattgcttcagtaacagttacccagctgtataaaaggataagtaattgtaagttgctttggagaaaagcatcagctaaatgaatacatgtaaatgaagtaTAAGGGATGTCGTTCTCCGTGTGCAATATTTCAAAGCTCTTTAGATGACAGGTCTATTTTAGCCAGAGCTGTGTTTCAGAACATTTTACATGTGCTTTGTGGGTGATCGAGTTGCGGATCTCCTCTGTTGCAGGTTGTTGTGTCGGAATGCGTCTCCTCCTCCCACGACGTGTCTGAGGGCTCCGGGGTAGGGTCCGAGGGCGGCCACCACGAGGCTTTGAGGTCAGGGGCAGATGAGGACAGCCTGTCAGGGGAGAGTACAGACGGCCTCATACAAGGTAGGGTTTCACTGTCGGAGATGACCCGTTTAATTCtggaagttttttaaaaaaaatttttttaatcaaaatagaCTGTATGATTGTATTGCTTTtgttagtaataataaaatcctACAAGGGTTTAGTcaggattttattttatattatttaagaCACATCAGACATTTGAGATACATTAGTCACTGTTATTTGACTTGCATTCTGTctcacagtatttataatactaatgattataataataaacaaccAAAGAGCAGGAGTGAATATAGCCAGGCTTTGAACCTGAAATCCATCTTGTTTAGTCTGCAAAGCCACTGAGGATGTGGAGAATTGGTTTGACAGTCACAATGTTAAttctaattaaattataatCAGAAACAGCTGTGCCAGACCATCTTAATGCTATTACAGTGGCTTAGGAGAGCAATTTCTTTTGCCTTTCATCCGTCAGAGGCGCAGCCTTCACTGAGTTTCTCCACATGttcgtgtttgtgtgtgtgtgtgtgtgtgtgcgtgtgtgtgtgtgtgtttgtgtgtgcgcatgtcCCAACATTCGGCCTGTTTCAGCAGGCCTGGGCTCACAGTCCAGCCACTCCTCATCACCCTGCCCCAACACGGACGTCAGCACCCCGCCCACATGGAGCCGCAACCTCATGCAGCAGACGCTCATGGACGAGGGGCTGCGACTGGCCAGGATGGTGTCTCACGACCACGTGGGCAAGGTCAGCCCAGTGACTCAGAATGCAGGTGAAGCCATGTTCCAGCATTGCCCTGACATGACCATTCTGCTGCGTGTCGTTCGCATGCTCGGCTGTGCTGAGAACGCGCATCGTGACAGTACAAAATGCCACATACATAGTGGCTGCTACATAACGTGTTCAGATGATCAATCTAGATAAGGAGTCCTGCACCGCTGGGGCAGTTAACACAAACCACCACAGGAGATAAGAACACTTTCTGATCCTTACACTGTCTGGTTTATGGGGAGGAAGTGGAATGTCCTTTTTTGGCATCTAGAGATTTCTCTTTCCTAAAAACGTGTGGTTTCCTTCTCTGTCGTCAGCAAGTACTAATTCAGACCTGCCACCTGGggtgctgagagagagagagagagagagagagagcaaggtGGGTGGGCGagaggtgctgggggggggtcttCCGGAGGGGGCTGGCAAGGGGGCGTCCAATcggaacccccccaccccctctttACGTCAAAGTGTGTTTGGAGAACAGCGTGTGACGGGGAGTGGGAGGCCACGGACCGGGCGGGGGGAGGAGACGGCAGAGTGGGTGGCGGTGGGCGGGGAGCTGCACTGACTCAGGCAGTGctgggtaaaaataaaatgagtgggCAGAGAGCTGGTGCcactttattttcttctttctgtctcttttgcgtaaaaaaagaaaaaaaaacacgaacaGGAAAGGCATTTCATTTGAATATGACGTCTATAACCCTCCCCTCCAACTTTCCCTGGCACTGCTTTGCTCCTCCCATGTCCTGCTCACAGGGCctgtttctctcactctctcttacGGTCATTTCCTCAACTGGTGTGTAAGCCCCCGCGGGGCTGGTGGACATGCTTTTGAGCTCCTCTGAGGACCTCCGACACAATCTGGGTCTCTCTTTCAGACCCGCTTCCCTCCACACCTCCTAACCGCTCCATACACCTGCATCGCACCATCTGTCACCTTTCCGACCAGTTGCATAGGCAGCTACTGATGTAAGGTGTGCTGGTAAAAACAGTAACTCTTCGCCAGTGGTGacatgcacttttgtttactctgaaatgTAAATTCTCGCCTCTTACACGGCACCATTATGAGAATTCACGATCACCGTGAAGCGTTTCCCTAACCTAACTTCTAATAGCATGCAGGCGATTCTCTGCGCGGGAGAAGAGCTCTTTACATGAGAGTAATTGAATAGAATTGATTTAAATTAAGTTGCGCGTGAGGGCCGTAGGCCTGGAGAGCTGAAGCCGGATACTTCCGAACGGCAGCGTTTCCTCAGCCCGCTTGTCCCTCAGGCGTGATTGCATCCCTTGACCGCCTCATGAACAGACCTGTGATTTCTGTTTCTTCACAGAGCCTGATGACAAGACCTCGGCCTCCGAGAAGGGAGGCTTGGCCAAATCTCGCAGACGgagcagctcctgcagcacCAAAGATGACTCCGATCACAGCGGAAAATAAAGACcccaccacctccaccccctCTACTCCCCGCTCATCTTAGCTGTGTGTCCCCAGCACCCCTCTCCAGCTTCTTCTGCTTCTCTACCCCTGTCTCTAACCCTTGCCCTCCCAGCAATAAAATCTCCACTCCTTCTGTCCGAACCTACCGGCATCTCTCCACGTGAACACGAGCCAGCCGTGCGACTGGTTACGTTGGTCGCGACCCACCTCGTTTACGCTCttctcattacatttatatttggtGCTATTTCTTTGTTTCCGTTCACCCCGGTGTCCAACGTGAGTGTCGGGAATGCAGCATCTCATGTGGTTGACTGAGGATATGAGGGActaatgaaaacaaaggaagTTTCAGTTTAAGACGGCTACGAAGTTGGGACGTCTCGTGATGTTGTGCGCCTACGTAATTAGATGTTGACATCCacgtgttttttaaatgtagaaattaTGCAACTTATATTGTCTCTGTACTATGGTAGTTGTAGTGCACTGGGCAAGCCCTGGTTTCCTATATAGCTAAACAAACAGATGGGCTGAATGACAGCATCCCATCACACGCGTAGTCTTGAGCTCTTTGCTGTTGAGTTATGTCAGGTTTTCTTTGATCAAGTTATCCTATATTAGGTAGAATATTTCAGGGAAGttcctttctgttcattttaaactaGCATTTGATGTTCCCCGAAAACAACAAAAGCCTTGCGCTCTCGTAATAATGCATTGCGTGGAAAAAATCGCAAAGTCCCCACGGCTACGTTGGCAGATGAGTGTGGGCTGAACGTAGTTGTGTCAAAGCTTCACGCATCAGGGGCCCTCGGGGGTCTTCTGGACTGTTTCCATTCACTTGTTCAGCGGCTGAACTAATGGTTTCCTTTAATGGGGAAACATGTGTCACGCACCTGTGattactgttattaatgcaCTTGAAGGCATGTCATGTTGGATGACGGGAGCGCAGCCCCCCGGTACAACTGGTGGTGGCGTGGGGGGCGATCTGGATTGCTAACGCTCTTTTTTTTATCGACAGCGCTGGGGCAGAAAGTCACACCTACACTGTTCTCAGGTTCCTTTGTTTCCCGGCCTGTGTGACTTTGAACACTAAAGTGCTGGGTCTGCGCGTTGGGGCCAATAGCGACCGTTCAAGGGGACAGACCTAAAATGCTACGTGTTTAGAACCCGGCACTTTGTGCAAGCAGATCCTAACGTTCAGAGCGGTGTGAAAGAGCAGCCGAGTGGATGGAACCTCTGAGCGTCAGGGACTAAGGCAGCAGAGCAGGGCTGAGCGGAGCGGGAGCTCAGTGCGGGCCCTCGCACGTGGACTCGTCCCCCTGCTGGGAGCATCCTCTTCCTCACCGGTGTTAGTCAACCTCTTGATTTTATTATGTTGTACAGtagattatttattttgttaattttcaataaaagtttattttattgtttacatgtgtttcttttcttctgcatttatCATACGCGCTGCATTCTATGTCCACCATGGGGAGATTAAAAAGATGTGCCTCTGAATGAGGTCTAGTTAGCGGCAGTGAGTGGCGGAGCAGTTGGAACTGCTGCTTTGCATCCGGGGGGCCCCGGTTCGAAATCCTCCTCCTACCGTAGTCGACCTACCCTTGAGTAAGAGTCTTGCCCTGAAATGATACTGTCAAAATCACCGAGCTGTATATACgggaaaataatttttggtACCTTAATCTTGGAAATCAGTgggggagaaaagcatcatctctTTAAATGACTTTAAATTTCAGTGATTTCTGGGGAGCAAAACTAAAACTCCTGTtaacctttttcattttatcatgAGCAGTTTATCTTTGGCAGTGCGCTGCAGTGACATAAGTACTTTTCCATCCTGTCAGATATGAT
The window above is part of the Scleropages formosus chromosome 19, fSclFor1.1, whole genome shotgun sequence genome. Proteins encoded here:
- the LOC108939434 gene encoding NGFI-A-binding protein 2-like isoform X1, whose amino-acid sequence is MSLPRTLGELQLYRVLQRANLLAYYDTFIQQGGDDVQQLCEAGEEEFLEIMALVGMATKPLHVRRLQKALRDWAANPTLFNQPLASVPLNSIPLFKIDTTGGIVGTGGPRKSLSNGQPGSPCERDERASLTPLRSGSPKSPCSQASPQPQDGLYRDKLSPMDPHWLSPDNDRNGAGGSGADEDQPSPPLPPPAPSASSSTSLTAWPGGRLDAETMRAVAESVNRLLRTVPKADPGEVRALLKLNKKLAKTVGHIYKLDPHDPVKEEEIRKYSLIYGRFDSKRREGKQLTHHEMIINEAAAQFCIRDNALLLRRVELFSLARQVARECAYTSTLKSARTNTDDSTQPPLKRIKQEVVVSECVSSSHDVSEGSGVGSEGGHHEALRSGADEDSLSGESTDGLIQAGLGSQSSHSSSPCPNTDVSTPPTWSRNLMQQTLMDEGLRLARMVSHDHVGKVSPVTQNAEPDDKTSASEKGGLAKSRRRSSSCSTKDDSDHSGK
- the LOC108939434 gene encoding NGFI-A-binding protein 2-like isoform X2, with protein sequence MSLPRTLGELQLYRVLQRANLLAYYDTFIQQGGDDVQQLCEAGEEEFLEIMALVGMATKPLHVRRLQKALRDWAANPTLFNQPLASVPLNSIPLFKIDTTGGIVGTGGPRKSLSNGQPGSPCERDERASLTPLRSGSPKSPCSQASPQPQDGLYRDKLSPMDPHWLSPDNDRNGAGGSGADEDQPSPPLPPPAPSASSSTSLTAWPGGRLDAETMRAVAESVNRLLRTVPKADPGEVRALLKLNKKLAKTVGHIYKLDPHDPVKEEEIRKYSLIYGRFDSKRREGKQLTHHEMIINEAAAQFCIRDNALLLRRVELFSLARQVARECAYTSTLKSARTNTDDSTQPPLKRIKQEVVVSECVSSSHDVSEGSGVGSEGGHHEALRSGADEDSLSGESTDGLIQGLGSQSSHSSSPCPNTDVSTPPTWSRNLMQQTLMDEGLRLARMVSHDHVGKVSPVTQNAEPDDKTSASEKGGLAKSRRRSSSCSTKDDSDHSGK